The genomic stretch TCGCCCCGCCCCGCGGAATGCCGAACCCCTTCCCCTTCCCCGGGAGGTGGTCGCCGGGCTTCGAGTTCAGCAGCTCGTCGATCTTCGCGCCCGCGTCAGCCAGCCGCTGGTCGGCCTGCTCCTGCGTCAGCCGCCCGTTGGCCACGGCCTGGTCGAGCTTCGACTTCAGCGCATCCAGCGCCTTCTGCTTCGCCTCTGCGGCGGTCACGTCGCCGTACTGGTCGAGGATCTGCCCCCAGGTCAGCCCGGCGGCCTTGCCGTCGGCAATCTCCTGCGGCGTCAGCCCGACGCCCTTCAGCAGGTGGCCAATCGCCAGCCCCAGCCCGAGCCCGCGCTCGCAGCCCTCCAGCGCACCGCTGCCGCCGTCCTGCGTCGATGGCGCCGGCGTCGGCGTCCCGCCCTCCTGCGCAAAGGCGGCGCTCCCGAAGCCGATCACCCCGACCGCGATCACGCTGGCGACACCGACCGATACCAGCCGGCTGTCCCGAATCGAAAACTTCATCTCGTCTGCTCCTTATCCAGAGAGGATTGCGGCGGTTCGTCCGCCGCTCACCTGTACCATGGCGCCAGCCTCCCCGGGGGTGACGGGGTGTCGCGCTCGCGGTGAGGAGACCTTTACCCGGCCTATCGGTGGCGCTCCACCCACCGCCCCCGGAAGACCAGCAGGACACCTTCCCGGACCTCTACCTCCGCCCGCTCCCCCACCAGTTCGTTGTGCACGCCCCGCGGGCTGAACGGCAGGTCGGCATCCTCCAGCTCCCAGCGCAGGCCCCGCGTCGTCACCCCACGGCAGCCGCCCGGCGCAATCAGCGACACCACGGTCCCCGGCTCGCCCCGCACCTCCGTCCGGCCGCGTACGAGCCACACCTCGAACAGGTCGTCGTGCAGCACCACCTCGTGGTCCCGGAACACCACCAGCACCGAAAGGTTGGCCAGCGCATGGTCTGCCCGCCCCCCGCC from Tepidiforma thermophila encodes the following:
- a CDS encoding thiamine diphosphokinase translates to MRALVIAHGEPPSAGLLQELAAAADLVVAADGGALVALDAGITPDAVVGDLDTMDQFPEAPVPRERFVRDPDPMTTDLEKAVRFALKRGAERVDVAAAGGGRADHALANLSVLVVFRDHEVVLHDDLFEVWLVRGRTEVRGEPGTVVSLIAPGGCRGVTTRGLRWELEDADLPFSPRGVHNELVGERAEVEVREGVLLVFRGRWVERHR